The Sulfurihydrogenibium sp. YO3AOP1 genome has a window encoding:
- a CDS encoding N-acetyltransferase: MKIRKAKVKDATEIFKILQHFALKEVLLPRSLNSIYENIRDFFVCEVDGKIVGVGSLHVYWEDLAEIKSLAVKEEYQHLGIGRSIVQECLNEAKELGIKRVFALTYVPDFFKKIGFEITDKSNFPQKVWTECIHCVKFNDCHEIPVSINLE; the protein is encoded by the coding sequence TTGAAAATCAGGAAAGCGAAAGTTAAAGATGCGACCGAAATTTTCAAAATCTTACAGCATTTTGCATTAAAAGAAGTTTTACTACCAAGAAGTTTAAACAGTATATATGAAAATATACGAGATTTTTTTGTGTGTGAAGTAGATGGTAAGATTGTTGGCGTTGGGTCATTGCATGTATACTGGGAAGATTTGGCGGAGATAAAATCTTTGGCTGTAAAAGAAGAGTATCAGCATCTTGGAATAGGTAGAAGCATAGTCCAAGAGTGTTTAAATGAAGCCAAAGAGCTTGGTATAAAAAGAGTTTTTGCTTTAACTTACGTTCCTGATTTTTTTAAAAAGATTGGATTTGAGATTACAGATAAATCTAACTTTCCGCAAAAAGTCTGGACTGAATGCATTCATTGTGTAAAATTTAATGATTGTCATGAAATTCCTGTATCTATAAATTTGGAGTAA
- the lon gene encoding endopeptidase La: MGPFEDKLDLLELPSTYPLIPTRDVIVFPYMVFPLFIGRPFSIKAVEEALDNNQRYIFLSLQKDKEKEIPTKKDIHEIGVVATIIRMMKLEDNRIKILVQGVSRGRIKELKKVDDYYQVGVEIIEDPEVEETLEVQALKHSLKDLLDKAISLGKQIVPDLVEIIKSVEEPGRLADLVASILDIKAEEAQQILEILDPVERLRVVHDKFLKEVGILELQQKIRISAREAIEKDQREYFLRQQIKAIQEELGERDEKQEEIENYKKKIEESGMPDEIKEEALKQLKRLEKMHPDSAEAGVIRTYLDWLVELPWNKRTKDRLDLKIAKKILDEDHYDLEKIKERILEYLAVLKLKKESSKDKSIKGPILCFVGPPGVGKTSLGRSIAKALNRKFVRISLGGVRDEAEIRGHRRTYVGAMPGKIIQAIKQARTKNPVIMLDEVDKIGLDFRGDPTAALLEVLDPEQNKEFIDHYLGVPFDLSEVMFICTANRLDTIPRPLLDRMEVIRLSGYSEEEKLHIAKKYLIPKQLKENGLDEKTVEFSDKAITFLIRGYTREAGVRNLERQIGSIIRKIAKKIIETGKKRKYKITPSLIKKFLGAPIYSTEKEEKDEVGVVTGLAWTEVGGEILKIEVTKMDGKGNLVLTGSLGDVMKESARIAFSYVKSKAKELGIDPEEFGKYDLHIHVPAGAIPKDGPSAGIAITTGIASVFTNRPVRSDVAMTGEITLRGKVLPVGGLKEKILAAKRAGIKTVILPKDNKEEVMSDLPPYVRKSMNLIFVDHIDEVFKIALREEKKEVENQESES, translated from the coding sequence ATGGGTCCATTTGAAGATAAATTAGATTTACTTGAACTACCATCAACATACCCACTTATTCCCACAAGAGATGTTATAGTTTTTCCTTATATGGTATTTCCACTTTTTATAGGAAGACCATTTTCAATTAAGGCAGTAGAAGAAGCACTTGATAATAATCAAAGATACATCTTTCTCTCTCTTCAGAAAGACAAAGAAAAAGAAATTCCGACAAAAAAAGACATTCATGAGATAGGTGTCGTTGCCACAATTATCAGAATGATGAAACTTGAAGATAATCGTATTAAAATCCTTGTCCAAGGTGTTTCAAGAGGAAGAATAAAAGAATTAAAAAAAGTAGATGACTACTATCAGGTGGGAGTTGAAATCATAGAAGACCCGGAAGTAGAAGAAACGTTAGAAGTTCAAGCGCTTAAACATTCACTAAAAGATTTATTGGACAAGGCTATTTCGCTTGGCAAGCAGATAGTACCAGATTTAGTTGAGATAATAAAATCGGTAGAAGAGCCGGGAAGACTTGCCGATTTGGTTGCATCTATACTTGATATAAAAGCAGAAGAAGCCCAGCAGATTTTAGAAATCTTAGACCCTGTTGAAAGATTAAGAGTTGTTCATGATAAATTCTTAAAAGAAGTAGGAATATTAGAGCTTCAGCAAAAAATCAGAATATCTGCAAGAGAAGCCATTGAAAAAGACCAAAGAGAATACTTTTTAAGACAGCAAATAAAAGCAATTCAAGAAGAGCTTGGCGAAAGAGATGAAAAGCAGGAAGAAATAGAAAACTACAAAAAGAAAATAGAAGAATCCGGAATGCCGGACGAAATAAAGGAAGAAGCTTTAAAACAGCTTAAAAGACTTGAAAAAATGCATCCAGATTCAGCAGAAGCAGGTGTTATTAGAACTTATCTTGATTGGCTTGTAGAACTTCCATGGAATAAAAGAACAAAAGACAGACTTGACCTTAAAATTGCTAAGAAAATCCTTGATGAAGACCATTATGACTTAGAGAAAATAAAAGAAAGAATTTTAGAGTATTTAGCTGTATTAAAACTTAAAAAAGAAAGCTCAAAGGATAAATCTATAAAAGGACCTATATTATGCTTTGTTGGACCGCCGGGTGTGGGTAAAACTTCACTTGGAAGGTCTATTGCAAAAGCATTAAATAGAAAATTTGTTAGAATATCTCTTGGTGGAGTAAGAGACGAAGCAGAAATAAGAGGTCATAGAAGAACGTATGTTGGAGCGATGCCCGGAAAAATCATTCAGGCAATAAAACAAGCCAGAACAAAAAACCCGGTAATAATGTTAGACGAAGTAGATAAAATCGGCTTAGATTTTAGAGGAGACCCAACGGCGGCACTTTTGGAAGTCTTAGACCCGGAGCAGAATAAAGAGTTTATAGACCATTACCTTGGCGTTCCTTTTGATTTGTCAGAAGTGATGTTTATTTGCACAGCAAACAGATTAGATACCATTCCAAGACCTTTATTAGACAGAATGGAGGTTATAAGACTTTCAGGTTATTCAGAAGAAGAAAAATTGCATATTGCTAAAAAATATCTAATTCCTAAGCAATTAAAAGAAAACGGCTTAGATGAGAAAACAGTAGAATTTTCAGATAAAGCAATCACATTCTTAATTAGAGGCTATACAAGAGAGGCAGGCGTTAGAAACCTTGAAAGACAAATAGGTTCTATCATTAGAAAAATAGCTAAAAAAATAATAGAAACTGGAAAGAAAAGGAAATATAAAATTACTCCAAGCTTGATTAAAAAATTCTTAGGAGCACCAATTTACTCAACAGAGAAAGAAGAAAAAGATGAAGTTGGCGTTGTCACAGGATTAGCTTGGACTGAAGTTGGCGGAGAAATTCTTAAAATAGAAGTAACAAAGATGGACGGAAAAGGCAATTTAGTTCTTACAGGTTCACTTGGTGATGTGATGAAAGAATCTGCAAGAATTGCATTCTCTTATGTAAAATCTAAAGCTAAAGAGCTTGGAATTGACCCGGAAGAATTTGGTAAATACGATTTACATATTCACGTGCCTGCGGGAGCTATTCCAAAAGATGGACCATCGGCAGGTATAGCAATTACAACAGGCATTGCATCTGTATTTACAAACAGACCTGTAAGGTCGGATGTTGCAATGACAGGAGAAATCACATTAAGAGGAAAAGTTTTACCTGTTGGTGGACTAAAAGAGAAGATTCTGGCGGCAAAAAGAGCCGGAATAAAAACAGTAATTTTACCGAAAGACAACAAAGAAGAAGTCATGTCTGACCTTCCACCATATGTCAGAAAATCAATGAATTTAATTTTTGTAGACCATATTGATGAAGTTTTCAAAATCGCATTAAGAGAGGAGAAAAAAGAAGTTGAAAATCAGGAAAGCGAAAGTTAA
- a CDS encoding Hsp20/alpha crystallin family protein: MLSFEKPPIDILEDEEKYIVIIDLPGCKREDIEITGDEKTLKIRALKSINLPGKYVLMERFTGIVKRSIRFPQYIDISKGKAVYENGCLVIYIPKAKNQFIIDAICKISIF; this comes from the coding sequence TTGCTTAGTTTTGAAAAACCACCAATAGATATTCTTGAAGACGAGGAAAAGTATATAGTAATAATAGATTTGCCCGGATGTAAAAGAGAAGATATAGAAATAACAGGTGATGAAAAAACTTTAAAAATCAGAGCTCTTAAAAGTATAAACCTGCCGGGAAAGTATGTTTTAATGGAACGTTTCACAGGAATTGTCAAAAGAAGTATCAGATTTCCGCAATATATAGATATCTCAAAAGGCAAGGCAGTTTATGAAAACGGCTGCTTGGTTATCTATATACCAAAAGCAAAAAATCAGTTTATAATAGATGCTATTTGCAAAATTTCAATTTTTTAA
- the trmD gene encoding tRNA (guanosine(37)-N1)-methyltransferase TrmD: MKIYIITIFPDYFECFKNYGVVNKAIKSGLVEINTINLRDFTSDKHKTVDDVVYGGGPGMLLKPEPIFKAFDYIKNISKNPYTIITEPWGKTFNQEMARKLAEKEELVIICGRYEGVDERVKTLVDEEISIGDYILSGGEPATLVIMDSVIRLLPGVLSDDESKEVDSFSDGLLGYPNYTRPAEFRGMKVPEVLLSGNHKLIEKWRRFQKLKRTYKNRPDLLEKAKLSVEDKQLLKYIIEGKEFEDLIKEGKIA; the protein is encoded by the coding sequence ATGAAAATATACATAATTACTATATTTCCAGATTATTTTGAATGTTTTAAAAATTATGGAGTTGTAAATAAAGCTATAAAAAGCGGACTTGTTGAGATAAACACTATAAATCTTAGAGATTTTACATCAGATAAGCACAAAACAGTTGATGACGTTGTTTATGGTGGTGGTCCCGGTATGCTTTTAAAGCCAGAACCTATATTTAAAGCATTTGACTATATAAAAAATATATCCAAAAATCCTTATACTATAATAACCGAGCCATGGGGAAAAACTTTTAATCAAGAGATGGCAAGAAAATTGGCAGAAAAAGAAGAGCTTGTAATAATTTGTGGAAGGTATGAGGGGGTTGATGAAAGAGTTAAAACGTTAGTAGATGAGGAAATATCTATCGGTGATTATATTTTATCGGGTGGAGAGCCGGCTACATTGGTTATTATGGATAGTGTTATTAGATTGCTTCCGGGTGTTTTATCTGATGACGAAAGTAAGGAAGTAGATTCTTTCAGTGATGGACTGCTTGGATACCCTAACTACACAAGACCGGCTGAATTTAGAGGTATGAAAGTCCCGGAAGTTTTACTATCCGGTAATCATAAATTGATAGAAAAATGGAGGAGGTTTCAAAAACTAAAAAGAACTTACAAAAATAGACCAGATTTATTAGAAAAAGCAAAATTATCTGTTGAAGATAAACAGTTATTAAAGTATATTATAGAAGGTAAAGAATTTGAAGATTTGATTAAAGAGGGAAAAATTGCTTAG
- a CDS encoding family 1 encapsulin nanocompartment shell protein: MEFLKRNEAPLSESDWEKIDKVVVETAKRVLVGRRFIEISGPYDPSVQFVPYDYIEDGNSGACGLFGEVDCGVVKVKERKILPLPIIYKDFKIHWRDVESSKKFNIPIDFSVAAAAASQVAIAEDRLIFHGDIETGFPGLLNVEGKNSISISDWNQTGEAFKDILNAIVKLNENGFYNNFALVLNPQDYAMLNRLYGNSGILEIDQIKKLFDVGVFTTPVIPQFTAVVVSTGIENLDLFISQDMITSYLNYDNMDHYFRVFEILALRIKRPQCICTIE; this comes from the coding sequence ATGGAATTTTTAAAAAGAAATGAAGCTCCTTTATCAGAAAGCGATTGGGAAAAGATTGATAAAGTAGTAGTTGAAACAGCAAAAAGAGTTTTAGTAGGAAGAAGATTTATAGAAATCTCAGGACCATATGATCCGTCTGTTCAATTTGTTCCATATGATTATATAGAAGATGGAAATTCCGGAGCTTGTGGTCTTTTTGGTGAAGTAGATTGTGGTGTTGTAAAAGTTAAAGAAAGAAAAATACTTCCTCTGCCAATTATTTACAAAGATTTTAAAATTCATTGGAGAGATGTAGAATCATCTAAAAAGTTTAATATTCCAATTGATTTTAGCGTTGCTGCTGCAGCTGCATCTCAGGTAGCTATTGCAGAAGATAGATTAATCTTCCATGGAGATATTGAAACAGGTTTTCCGGGATTATTAAACGTTGAAGGTAAAAATTCGATATCAATCTCTGACTGGAATCAAACAGGAGAAGCTTTTAAAGATATACTAAATGCTATCGTTAAATTAAATGAAAATGGATTTTATAATAACTTTGCTTTGGTTCTAAATCCTCAAGATTATGCAATGCTAAATAGATTGTATGGAAATAGCGGTATTCTTGAAATAGACCAGATCAAAAAACTATTTGATGTTGGAGTATTTACAACGCCGGTTATACCACAATTTACGGCCGTTGTTGTATCAACCGGAATTGAAAATTTAGACCTATTTATATCTCAGGACATGATAACATCATATTTAAACTATGATAATATGGATCATTATTTCCGTGTTTTTGAAATTTTAGCACTTAGAATTAAAAGACCGCAGTGTATATGTACGATCGAATAA
- a CDS encoding OmpH family outer membrane protein, producing the protein MKKLLSLAVAGFLMLTFTLAKAADIVFIDTPTIVNNSKAGKDAQKLLEEAGKKAQAEIEAKQKTLKQDQKSQEEFQAFAIQKQQEVLKRRDELLGQFMNLVQKNLDAFAKAKNYSLILDKQAVLYGKPELDKTDEFLKFFDSNYEKSPEKIK; encoded by the coding sequence ATGAAGAAGCTTTTATCATTGGCTGTAGCAGGGTTTTTAATGCTAACTTTTACGTTAGCAAAAGCAGCAGATATTGTGTTTATCGATACACCAACAATCGTTAATAATTCAAAAGCCGGTAAAGATGCACAGAAGCTTTTAGAAGAAGCTGGAAAGAAAGCACAGGCTGAAATTGAAGCCAAGCAAAAAACATTAAAACAAGACCAAAAGTCTCAAGAAGAGTTCCAGGCTTTTGCTATACAGAAGCAACAAGAGGTTTTAAAAAGAAGGGATGAACTTTTAGGTCAATTTATGAACCTTGTTCAAAAGAATTTAGATGCTTTCGCAAAGGCTAAAAATTATTCATTAATCTTAGACAAACAAGCTGTACTTTATGGAAAGCCAGAGTTAGATAAAACAGATGAATTTTTGAAATTCTTTGATTCAAACTATGAAAAATCCCCGGAAAAAATAAAATAA
- a CDS encoding sodium:solute symporter family protein yields the protein MIIFIGLYLLSLVIIALVSKRLISSEKDYLLAGRSLPLSLSVFALFATWFGSETILGATQEVLEGGFIKVIEEPFGAALCLILAGLFIVKPLYRMNLLTFGDFFKVKYGEKVEVLASFFLIISYFGWIAAQYVAFGLVLKTITGLNLEISIFIAFLISLFMTFFGGMWSVALTDFIQTIVILISIFFIFGEILIKAGGIQALEKIPTSYFKILPELDIKSIILYIVAWITIGLGSLPGQDLFQRFMSSKSEDAAYKSSIIAGFMYLTVAVIPLITVLVIYFNFGFKTDNTLLDYVYLNTSPITKYLFFAGLLSAVLSTATAAILAPSALLSENIIKKFFNHLSDLALLNITRLSVFLVALISLLIAYSGETIYNLVGLSSVLTLVSLFAPFIFGLYWKKANSKGALASMVLGFLVWFIFYFFLREEELGIFFGFIVNILAMVVFSLIKI from the coding sequence ATGATTATTTTTATTGGATTATATTTACTATCTCTTGTAATTATAGCTTTAGTATCAAAGAGACTTATATCTTCTGAGAAAGATTATCTTCTTGCAGGTAGGTCGCTGCCTCTTTCTTTGTCTGTTTTTGCATTATTTGCAACATGGTTTGGCTCAGAAACCATTCTTGGAGCAACTCAGGAAGTTTTAGAAGGTGGATTTATAAAAGTAATAGAAGAGCCTTTTGGTGCTGCCCTATGTTTAATTTTGGCTGGACTGTTTATTGTTAAGCCATTGTATAGAATGAATCTTTTAACTTTTGGAGATTTTTTTAAAGTAAAGTATGGTGAGAAAGTAGAAGTTTTAGCATCGTTTTTTTTGATAATTTCTTACTTTGGATGGATAGCTGCTCAGTACGTAGCTTTTGGATTGGTCTTAAAAACTATCACAGGTTTAAATTTAGAAATATCAATATTTATAGCTTTTTTGATCTCACTTTTTATGACATTTTTTGGTGGTATGTGGTCTGTTGCTTTAACAGACTTTATTCAAACAATTGTAATTCTTATAAGCATCTTTTTTATTTTTGGAGAAATTTTAATCAAAGCAGGCGGAATACAAGCCTTAGAAAAAATACCAACAAGCTACTTTAAAATCTTACCGGAGTTAGACATAAAAAGTATAATTCTATACATAGTTGCATGGATTACTATTGGACTTGGATCTCTACCGGGACAAGACCTTTTTCAGCGTTTTATGTCATCTAAATCTGAGGATGCAGCTTATAAGTCTTCAATAATAGCCGGATTTATGTATCTTACAGTTGCAGTAATTCCGCTAATTACCGTTTTAGTCATATACTTTAATTTTGGTTTTAAAACAGATAATACTTTGCTTGATTATGTATATTTAAATACTTCTCCAATTACAAAGTATCTATTTTTTGCAGGTCTTTTATCTGCTGTATTAAGTACGGCAACAGCTGCAATTTTAGCACCATCGGCATTGTTAAGCGAAAACATTATAAAAAAATTTTTTAATCATTTATCCGACTTAGCTTTGTTAAATATAACAAGATTGTCGGTCTTTCTGGTTGCGTTAATATCTCTTTTGATAGCATACTCCGGTGAAACGATTTACAACTTGGTAGGGTTATCGTCTGTTTTAACTCTCGTGTCGTTGTTTGCTCCGTTTATATTCGGACTGTATTGGAAAAAGGCAAATTCAAAAGGAGCCTTAGCGTCAATGGTTTTGGGGTTTTTGGTATGGTTTATCTTTTATTTTTTTCTTAGAGAAGAAGAGCTTGGTATTTTCTTTGGTTTTATTGTAAATATTTTAGCTATGGTAGTTTTTTCTTTAATCAAGATTTAA
- the argH gene encoding argininosuccinate lyase has product MQEKKLWGGRFSESTDAFVEEFTESISFDKELALYDIKGSMAHAKMLGKQGIIPQEDAEKIVKGLQDIEQEIKENKFVWKKELEDVHMNIEKALTDKIGKAGGKLHTGRSRNDQVITAFRLYLKENTQDIINLLEDLQRKLLEKAKEYIDVVMPAYTHLQRAQPIRAAHYFLAYLEMFQRDKERFIDNLKRIDMLPLGSGAVAGVDFPIDREYVAKELGFSQIMRNSIDATSSRDFALEFLSNCAICMANMSRFSEDMIIYSSSEFSFVELPDKLTTGSSIMPQKKNPDVLELIRGKTGRVYGNLISLLTVVKGLPLAYNRDLQEDKGPVFDSVKTIKGSIIGITKIVEGLKLNREKTQLAAGGFALATDLANYLAEKGVPFRQAHHIVGSIVGYLVNQGRELESITLEELKQFSHLFEEDALKLLSPFVVADRRKSFGGTAKEQILSQIEYWDKILNK; this is encoded by the coding sequence ATGCAAGAAAAAAAGCTTTGGGGTGGAAGATTTTCTGAAAGCACAGATGCTTTTGTAGAAGAGTTTACAGAAAGTATATCTTTTGATAAAGAGCTTGCTTTATATGATATAAAAGGAAGCATGGCCCATGCAAAGATGCTTGGAAAGCAGGGGATTATTCCACAAGAAGATGCTGAAAAGATAGTAAAAGGCTTACAAGATATAGAACAAGAAATAAAAGAAAATAAATTTGTTTGGAAGAAAGAGCTTGAAGATGTTCATATGAATATAGAAAAAGCTTTAACAGATAAGATTGGAAAGGCAGGTGGAAAGCTTCATACTGGAAGGTCAAGAAATGATCAAGTTATTACAGCTTTTAGGCTTTATTTAAAAGAAAATACACAGGATATAATAAATCTTTTAGAAGACTTGCAAAGAAAACTGTTAGAAAAAGCAAAAGAATATATTGATGTTGTAATGCCGGCTTATACTCATCTTCAAAGGGCACAGCCAATAAGGGCAGCTCATTACTTTTTAGCATACTTAGAGATGTTTCAAAGAGACAAAGAAAGATTTATTGATAATCTAAAAAGAATTGATATGCTACCGCTTGGTAGTGGAGCTGTTGCCGGCGTAGATTTTCCAATTGATAGAGAGTATGTAGCAAAAGAGCTTGGATTTAGTCAGATTATGAGAAACTCTATTGATGCAACAAGTAGCAGGGATTTTGCTTTGGAGTTTTTATCTAACTGTGCAATCTGTATGGCTAATATGTCAAGATTTAGTGAAGATATGATAATATACTCATCTTCTGAATTTTCTTTTGTAGAGCTTCCTGATAAATTAACAACAGGTTCATCAATAATGCCCCAGAAAAAAAATCCGGATGTGCTGGAGCTAATCAGAGGAAAAACTGGACGAGTTTATGGAAATTTGATTTCTCTTTTAACAGTAGTAAAAGGTTTACCCCTTGCCTACAACAGAGACTTGCAAGAGGATAAGGGGCCAGTTTTTGATAGTGTAAAAACGATAAAAGGTTCAATAATAGGAATTACAAAGATAGTTGAAGGTTTAAAATTAAATAGAGAAAAAACACAGCTTGCAGCAGGTGGTTTTGCACTTGCAACAGACTTAGCTAACTACTTAGCTGAAAAAGGCGTACCATTTAGACAAGCTCATCATATTGTAGGAAGTATAGTTGGATATTTAGTAAATCAAGGAAGAGAGCTTGAAAGTATAACCTTGGAAGAGTTGAAACAGTTCAGCCATCTCTTTGAAGAAGATGCTTTGAAACTTTTATCTCCTTTTGTAGTGGCAGATAGAAGAAAATCTTTTGGTGGAACGGCTAAAGAACAGATTTTATCTCAAATAGAATATTGGGATAAAATACTAAACAAATGA
- a CDS encoding GGDEF domain-containing protein has product MKKNKEKIALIIGNIIIYLALIFLLYLDKKNKENIYLNDKINQLKSEFLITKRTYDKASELFYNTRIKNSSVIKYCGDFSKRSAILNTFYDDYRFLRKIGFDRFIFTLPDGTVYLRMHNFDRYGDKISEIAEIANYENNYLSIDKNLLDSLVYLYPIFLNNKRVCDVYLNVPFYKISDDLANTFNKSYLFIIKKDFLNLKENKGYIQSDLSPDYFVESKFYNQILKTKNNDSFSLSEINKKAKKEIDKKLREEVSFSYPIDINGNTILMTFMLIKSFNNISIGYLISYEADTTFKVFSKSFYIMISSLLFIMIIINIFIINIIKLKNVAEKKAITDKLTGLFNRSIIDTLIQVEIERAKRNNKPISILLFDIDHFKKINDTYGHDKGDYALKTIAEIARRTLRKSDYVLRWGGEEFLAILPETDLDGATKVAEKIRSNIENYNFKDIGRVTVSIGVTMLKIGEPLDNAIKRADEALYAAKNKGRNRVEVSYY; this is encoded by the coding sequence ATGAAAAAGAACAAAGAAAAAATAGCACTTATTATAGGAAATATTATCATATACTTAGCTCTTATATTTCTTTTATATTTAGACAAAAAAAACAAAGAAAATATTTATCTTAACGACAAAATCAATCAATTAAAATCTGAATTCCTAATTACCAAGAGAACTTATGATAAAGCTTCGGAATTATTTTATAACACAAGAATAAAAAATAGTTCGGTTATTAAATATTGTGGAGATTTTTCGAAAAGAAGCGCAATATTGAATACTTTTTATGATGATTATAGATTTTTAAGAAAAATTGGTTTTGATAGATTTATATTTACATTACCTGATGGTACAGTTTATCTAAGAATGCATAACTTTGACAGGTATGGCGATAAAATATCAGAAATAGCTGAAATAGCAAATTATGAAAATAATTATCTTTCAATAGACAAAAACTTACTTGACAGTTTAGTTTATCTATATCCCATTTTTTTAAATAATAAAAGAGTATGCGATGTATATTTAAATGTCCCATTTTACAAAATTTCAGATGATTTAGCAAACACATTCAATAAGTCATATCTTTTTATAATAAAAAAAGATTTCCTTAATTTAAAAGAGAATAAAGGATATATTCAAAGCGATTTAAGTCCTGATTATTTTGTTGAATCAAAATTTTATAATCAAATACTTAAGACGAAAAATAATGATTCTTTTAGTCTATCTGAGATTAACAAAAAAGCAAAAAAAGAAATAGATAAAAAATTAAGAGAAGAAGTTTCTTTTTCTTATCCTATTGATATAAACGGAAATACTATTTTAATGACTTTTATGTTAATTAAAAGTTTTAATAATATATCGATAGGTTATTTAATATCTTATGAAGCAGATACAACTTTCAAAGTTTTTTCAAAATCGTTTTATATAATGATTTCATCTTTACTATTTATCATGATTATCATTAACATATTTATTATAAATATAATTAAACTAAAAAACGTGGCTGAGAAGAAAGCCATTACTGATAAATTAACAGGACTATTCAATAGGTCTATTATTGACACATTAATTCAGGTTGAAATAGAAAGAGCAAAAAGAAATAATAAACCAATTTCAATATTATTATTTGATATTGACCATTTCAAAAAAATAAACGATACCTATGGGCATGACAAAGGAGATTATGCATTAAAAACAATTGCTGAAATAGCAAGAAGGACTTTAAGAAAATCTGATTATGTTCTTAGATGGGGGGGAGAAGAATTTCTTGCCATATTACCAGAAACAGATTTAGATGGTGCTACAAAAGTAGCTGAAAAGATAAGGTCTAATATAGAGAATTATAACTTTAAAGATATTGGTAGAGTGACAGTAAGTATTGGTGTAACAATGTTAAAAATAGGTGAACCTTTGGATAATGCAATAAAAAGAGCAGATGAAGCTCTTTATGCAGCCAAAAACAAAGGAAGAAATAGAGTTGAGGTTAGCTATTACTGA
- a CDS encoding nicotinamide-nucleotide amidohydrolase family protein: MKAIIIIAGSEFVQGRKQDKNGLFIAKNLFERGVDVQGIIISPDSHYELLNYIKFALDRADLVFISGGLGPTTDDNTRMAVSEAIGVPLIYNEEWLNKLKTYYKSNNVEITEERKSMAKIPYGSAIIENPVGRAVGFIKVLDDIKKAVVALPGVPSEMEPMFYKALEMLNINEKKRYTKLFRVFGIKELDLNYLLNDMKDLSYNFSPKGIDVFLYDTTLESFKEKEKKIKDRLGTFIYAEDNLEMEEVVGKLLRENKKTVATAESSTGGLIVSRLVNVPGSSGYVLGGIVSYVNEVKINLLKVNEEDIKNFGAVSEPVAKQMVEGVRNLINSDLAVSDTGIAGPTGESPNKPLGLHYIGFTDGKETKVYKEIYQGSRNDVRLYISQFALNLIRLYLISNS, encoded by the coding sequence ATGAAAGCCATTATAATCATTGCAGGCTCTGAATTTGTTCAAGGAAGAAAGCAAGATAAAAACGGCTTATTTATAGCAAAAAATCTTTTTGAAAGAGGTGTCGACGTTCAAGGTATAATCATCTCTCCAGACTCTCACTATGAATTACTAAATTATATAAAGTTTGCTTTAGATAGGGCTGATTTAGTTTTTATTTCCGGTGGACTTGGACCAACAACAGATGATAACACAAGAATGGCTGTTTCAGAAGCAATAGGAGTTCCATTAATATACAACGAAGAATGGTTAAATAAATTAAAAACATATTACAAATCAAACAATGTAGAGATAACAGAAGAAAGAAAAAGCATGGCAAAGATTCCGTATGGTTCTGCCATTATTGAAAATCCGGTTGGTAGGGCGGTAGGATTTATAAAAGTTTTAGATGACATAAAAAAAGCAGTTGTAGCTCTGCCGGGTGTTCCATCAGAAATGGAGCCAATGTTTTATAAAGCACTTGAGATGCTTAATATAAATGAGAAAAAAAGATATACAAAGCTTTTTAGAGTTTTTGGAATAAAAGAGCTTGATTTAAACTATCTTCTAAATGACATGAAAGATTTAAGCTATAACTTTTCTCCAAAAGGTATTGATGTATTTTTATATGATACAACTTTAGAAAGTTTTAAAGAAAAAGAGAAAAAAATAAAAGACAGGCTTGGTACTTTCATATATGCAGAAGATAATTTAGAGATGGAAGAAGTAGTCGGTAAGCTACTTAGAGAAAATAAAAAGACTGTTGCAACGGCTGAGTCTTCTACAGGTGGATTGATAGTCTCCCGTCTTGTAAACGTACCGGGTTCTTCTGGGTATGTTTTAGGCGGAATTGTCTCTTATGTCAATGAGGTTAAAATCAATTTGTTAAAAGTAAATGAAGAAGATATTAAAAATTTTGGTGCTGTTAGTGAGCCTGTTGCAAAGCAGATGGTTGAAGGAGTTAGAAATTTAATAAATTCTGATTTGGCTGTAAGTGATACAGGGATAGCAGGTCCAACTGGCGAATCTCCGAACAAGCCTCTTGGTCTTCATTATATAGGGTTTACAGATGGTAAAGAAACAAAGGTTTATAAAGAGATTTATCAAGGGAGCAGAAATGATGTTAGATTATACATTTCTCAGTTTGCATTAAATTTAATTCGACTTTATTTAATCAGTAATAGCTAA